Part of the Companilactobacillus zhachilii genome is shown below.
ATATCGTCGTCACTTCTTAGCTTACTCACCAGATTACTTGATCATTACAAATATTGATTTTGATCACCCTGATTACTTCTTCGGTGGAATCAATGATGTTGTTGATGCCTTTGAGTCAGAAGCTAGAAAGACTAAGAAGGGTATCTTTATCTGGGGTGAAGATAAACATGCTAAGTCAATCAAGGCTGATGCTCCAATTTATACATATGGTTTGAATGAATCAGATTATATTCGTGCAACTAATATCAAGCGGACTGTTAAAGGTTCATCATTTGATGTTTCAATTAATGGTGAAAATATTGGTAATTTCCAAGTTCCATTGTTTGGTGAACACAATGTTCTTAATTCACTAGCTGTTATCGGTGTCGGTCATATGGAAAAACTTGATCACGCTTTGATCAACCGTGAACTACAAACATTCAGTGGTGTTAAGAGACGTTTCAGCGAAAAGAAAGTAGCTGATCAAGTTATCATTGATGACTATGCTCACCATCCACAAGAAATTAAAGCTACCATTGACGCTGCTAGACAAAAATATCCTGACAAAAAGATTATTGCTGTCTTCCAACCACATACTTATACAAGAACGTTAGCCTTAATGGATGACTTTGCTAAGTCACTTGATTTGGCTGATGAAGTTTACTTGACTAATATCTTTGGTTCCATTCGTGAAGCCCATGGTGATATTACAAGTAAAGATCTTGGTGACAAGATTCATAAGGGTGGTAACGTTCTAACGCTT
Proteins encoded:
- the murC gene encoding UDP-N-acetylmuramate--L-alanine ligase translates to MENTVYHFVGIKGTGMSALALILKDLGYEVQGSDIDKYTFTQRGLEQAGIKILPFDENNIHEALTIVKGNAFNDDQVEIKKANDMHLSVITYPELVGKLVNDYTSIGIAGSHGKTSTTGLLAHTLSGIAKTSYLIGDGTGKGIKDAKFFVFEADEYRRHFLAYSPDYLIITNIDFDHPDYFFGGINDVVDAFESEARKTKKGIFIWGEDKHAKSIKADAPIYTYGLNESDYIRATNIKRTVKGSSFDVSINGENIGNFQVPLFGEHNVLNSLAVIGVGHMEKLDHALINRELQTFSGVKRRFSEKKVADQVIIDDYAHHPQEIKATIDAARQKYPDKKIIAVFQPHTYTRTLALMDDFAKSLDLADEVYLTNIFGSIREAHGDITSKDLGDKIHKGGNVLTLDDLSSLLDYHNTVMIFMGAGDVQKYETAYEQLLSTLNPNQQ